One window from the genome of Diospyros lotus cultivar Yz01 chromosome 11, ASM1463336v1, whole genome shotgun sequence encodes:
- the LOC127812921 gene encoding LOW QUALITY PROTEIN: uncharacterized protein LOC127812921 (The sequence of the model RefSeq protein was modified relative to this genomic sequence to represent the inferred CDS: inserted 1 base in 1 codon), with amino-acid sequence MASLVSETIPKFTAETLRSAARQSERCHIVPVRLRRAIKRYLREQEETHMKRKVLSLSQSFNEIKYVNLHLTASTSKELVEDPLKSAESSKRWKIRSSYGDIGLKYRDDQTVAYVASRMPAVYSACYRVLCEVRRRLPGFSPMKVLDFGAGTGSAMWAVREVWPKSLERINLVEPSQSMQRAGQSLIKNLKNLPLIQSYDSIQSLTKDINKSDREHDLVIASYVLGEIPSLQDRFTTVRQLWNLTRDVLILVEPGTPHGSNIISQMRSHILWMEKRKRRKSKDALNESSKDLVDLKSGAFVVAPCSHDGRCPLDNTGKYCHFVQRLERTTSQRAYKRSKGEPLRGFEDEKFSFVVLRRGQRPREPWPLEGMKFETLKEQHAKRRPEDLEIDYEDQFVSEDEIVPYEDDPASYDSDIIEADAVTEXDDEDDEEKDTARADLGSGWGRIIYTPFRRGKRVEMDICRATNCDGSEGTFERIVVTKSKNPTLHHQARRSLWGDLWPF; translated from the exons ATGGCGTCTCTGGTTTCCGAAACAATCCCAAAGTTCACCGCCGAAACCCTCCGCTCCGCCGCCAGGCAATCGGAACGGTGCCACATTGTCCCCGTCCGCCTCCGGCGAGCCATCAAACGATACCTCCGAG AGCAAGAGGAAACTCACATGAAGCGGAAGGTGCTGAGTTTATCGCAATCGTTCAACGAAATCAAGTACGTGAATCTTCACCTCACGGCCTCCACTTCCAAAGAGCTAGTAGAAGATCCTCTTAAGTCTGCCGAGAGCTCGAAGCGGTGGAAGATCAGGAGCTCTTATGGCGACATCGGTCTCAAGTACCGAGACGACCAGACCGTCGCTTACGTTGCCTCCCGAATGCCCGCCGTCTACTCCGCCTGCTATCGAGTTCTCTGCGAG GTTCGCAGAAGACTGCCTGGGTTTTCTCCAATGAAGGTGTTGGATTTTGGTGCTGGTACTGGCTCGGCTATGTG GGCAGTGCGGGAAGTCTGGCCAAAATCTCTGGAAAGAATTAATTTAGTAGAACCATCTCAGTCAATGCAACGGGCTGGTCAGAGCCTTATAAAGA ATTTGAAAAATTTGCCACTTATTCAAAGCTATGATAGCATTCAATCCCTAACTAAAGATATCAATAAATCTGACAGAGAGCATGACCTTGTCATTGCT TCTTATGTGCTTGGGGAGATACCATCATTGCAAGATAGATTTACCACTGTGAGACAACTTTGGAATCTTACACGGGATGTTCTG ATTTTGGTGGAACCTGGAACACCACATGGATCTAACATCATATCTCAAATGCGATCACATATTCTATGGATGGAGAAAAGG AAACGCCGCAAATCAAAAGATGCACTGAATGAAAGTTCTAAGGATTTGGTGGACCTCAAGAGTGGGGCTTTTGTTGTTGCTCCA TGCTCTCATGATGGACGTTGTCCTTTGGATAATACTGGAAAATATTGTCACTTTGTTCAACGCTTGGAGAGGACAACATCCCAGCGTGCATACAAG CGATCCAAGGGGGAGCCTCTACGTGGTTTTGAAGatgaaaaattttcttttgttgtctTAAGACGAGGTCAACGACCAAG AGAACCGTGGCCACTGGAAGGTATGAAATTTGAAACTTTGAAGGAGCAACATGCTAAGAGAAGGCCAGAGGATCTTGAAATTGACTATG AGGACCAATTTGTGTCTGAAGACGAGATCGTCCCATATGAAGACGATCCAGCTTCCTATGATTCCGATATTATAGAAGCAGATGCAGTCACTG ATGACGACGAAGACGACGAAGAAAAAGATACAGCTCGTGCTGATCTGGGGAGCGGCTGGGGAAGAATCATTTACACTCCCTTTAGGAGGGGCAAGCGGGTTGAAATGGACATCTGTCGAGCAACAAATTGTGATGGATCAGAGGGCACCTTCGAGCGCATTGTTGTTACGAAAAGTAAGAACCCAACATTGCATCATCAAGCCCGAAGATCTCTTTGGGGAGATCTGTGGCCCTTTTGA
- the LOC127812920 gene encoding uncharacterized protein LOC127812920 isoform X2, which translates to MMGSQREEEEDQFFDASGEVASVSDSLSDCSGDCCSCSEFPGSDAYGLGYELWMEMPETAHQRRSRFRKWMGLRSDQDQIEEGESGETLRDDFKIEFNRPNDDNRAVLRTKNLEDHFSHTPSTGSYCSKEADLFEEDAHEGSLISKIKNLDSRTECVNGVTKSGMLSGLLEVGSNRAASIDELQRTHGSSSLDRWLLRRDVEADKLVDMKNKMKSGWFRTLFTKAHAADRQRETDSERNSRSDASARLRKVQVHTYRKKLKELSSLYEGQEFAAHEGSILTMKFSPDGQYLASAGEDGIVRVWKVIEHEKPSKVFWIIEKPLHEFHGHSGDVLSLAWSNNGYLLSSSVDKTVRLWQVGHERCLGVFFHNNYVTCVEFNPVDDTYFISGSIDGKVRIWEVRGCRVVDWIDIRDIVTAVCYYPNGKGGIVGSMDGSCRFYDIIDNRLQQLDAQISLQGKKKLPLKRITGFQFSPSDPSKVLVTSADSQVRVLCGLDVVFKFKGRRISGSQIGVAASFTGDGKHVVSASDGANVCIWDSSRPDRASKPKTISSCESFISHNASIAIPWWGMKTTPGSPSTTPSTGDEDGLAVCVCIPGNEPCDRDSLDSLTSSPAHNCFSLTKGTATWPEENLPNSSPVRASPAVSKSEHNKLLKSGGGGQHPHISWHLWGLVIVTAGWDGRIRTYHNYGLPIRL; encoded by the exons ATGATGGGCAGTCaacgggaagaagaagaagatcagtTTTTTGATGCCTCTGGTGAGGTTGCTTCAGTTTCTGATTCCCTTTCAGATTGCTCCGGTGATTGCTGTTCTTGTTCTGAATTTCCTGGTTCTGATGCTTATGGACTCGGGTATGAACTTTGGATGGAGATGCCTGAAACTGCTCATCAACGTCGCAGTAGGTTTAGGAAGTGGATGGGTTTACGTTCAGATCAGGATCAGATTGAGGAAGGGGAATCAGGAGAAACGTTACGCGATGACTTCAAAATTGAGTTTAATAGACCTAATGACGACAACAGGGCTGTGCTGAGAACTAAGAATTTGGAAGATCATTTTTCTCATACCCCGTCCACTGGATCTTACTGTTCAAAAGAAGCAGATTTGTTTGAAGAAGATGCTCACGAGGGAAGtttaatatctaaaattaaGAATTTGGATAGTAGAACAGAGTGTGTCAATGGAGTCACCAAGAGCGGAATGCTCAGTGGATTGCTGGAAGTGGGATCAAATAGGGCTGCTAGTATTGATGAGCTTCAACGTACTCATGGGTCATCTTCTTTGGATCGGTGGTTGTTGAGGAGGGATGTTGAGGCAGATAAGTTGGTggatatgaaaaacaaaatgaaaagtgGTTGGTTTAGAACACTATTTACCAAAGCCCATGCTGCGGATAGACAAAGGGAAACAGACTCAGAGAGGAATTCTCGTTCAGATGCGAGTGCTAGGCTTAGAAAAGTCCAGGTGCATACTTATAGGAAGAAGTTGAAGGAGTTGTCTTCTCTCTATGAAGGACAAGAATTTGCTGCACATGAGGGCTCAATCTTGACTATGAAGTTTAGTCCTGATGGTCAGTACCTTGCAAGTGCAGGTGAAGATGGCATTGTACGTGTGTGGAAGGTGATTGAGCATGAGAAACCAAGCAAG GTATTTTGGATTATAGAGAAACCCCTCCATGAGTTCCATGGACACAGTGGCGACGTCTTGTCTCTTGCATGGTCAAATAATGGG TATCTGCTGTCATCCTCTGTTGATAAAACAGTTCGCCTGTGGCAAGTAGGACATGAACGGTGCCTTGGAGTTTTCTTTCATAATAACTATG TGACCTGTGTGGAATTCAATCCTGTGGATGACACATATTTCATTAGTGGATCAATAGACGGGAAAGTACGCATTTGGGAAGTGCGTGGTTGTCGAGTTGTTGATTGGATTGATATAAGAGATATTGTGACTGCTGTTTGCTATTACCCTAATGGGAAG GGAGGAATTGTGGGCTCAATGGATGGAAGTTGCCGTTTTTATGACATCATAG ATAATCGGTTGCAGCAGTTGGATGCTCAAATATCTCTACAAGGGAAAAAGAAGTTACCCTTGAAGAGGATAACCGGCTTTCAG TTCTCACCAAGTGATCCAAGCAAAGTTCTGGTCACTTCTGCTGATTCCCAAGTAAGAGTACTTTGCGGGCTCGATGTAGTCTTCAAATTCAAGG GTCGCCGAATTTCGGGAAGTCAGATTGGCGTTGCTGCATCTTTCACAGGGGACGGCAAACACGTTGTCTCAGCAAGCGACGGTGCCAACGTCTGCATCTGGGACTCCAGCAGACCCGACAGGGCTTCCAAACCAAAGACGATCTCTTCTTGTGAGAGTTTCATTTCTCACAACGCATCCATTGCCATTCCTTGGTGGGGTATGAAAACCACACCTGGATCGCCCTCGACCACCCCATCCACGGGGGATGAGGATGGCCTAGCAGTCTGTGTCTGTATCCCGGGGAATGAGCCTTGTGACAGGGACTCGCTCGACAGCTTGACTTCGTCCCCGGCTCACAACTGTTTCTCTTTGACGAAGGGAACCGCAACTTGGCCGGAGGAGAATCTGCCGAATTCAAGTCCAGTGAGGGCTTCACCGGCAGTGTCTAAATCTGAGCATAATAAGCTTTTGAAGAGTGGTGGTGGAGGCCAACACCCACACATTTCGTGGCATCTCTGGGGTCTTGTGATTGTAACGGCAGGCTGGGACGGGCGGATTAGAACTTACCACAATTATGGATTGCCAATCCGCCTTTGA
- the LOC127812920 gene encoding uncharacterized protein LOC127812920 isoform X1 — translation MMGSQREEEEDQFFDASGEVASVSDSLSDCSGDCCSCSEFPGSDAYGLGYELWMEMPETAHQRRSRFRKWMGLRSDQDQIEEGESGETLRDDFKIEFNRPNDDNRAVLRTKNLEDHFSHTPSTGSYCSKEADLFEEDAHEGSLISKIKNLDSRTECVNGVTKSGMLSGLLEVGSNRAASIDELQRTHGSSSLDRWLLRRDVEADKLVDMKNKMKSGWFRTLFTKAHAADRQRETDSERNSRSDASARLRKVQVHTYRKKLKELSSLYEGQEFAAHEGSILTMKFSPDGQYLASAGEDGIVRVWKVIEHEKPSKVDIQHTDSSSLYFSTDHHSKLGPLGVNKGKIGKIKNLRKSSESSCVIFPPKVFWIIEKPLHEFHGHSGDVLSLAWSNNGYLLSSSVDKTVRLWQVGHERCLGVFFHNNYVTCVEFNPVDDTYFISGSIDGKVRIWEVRGCRVVDWIDIRDIVTAVCYYPNGKGGIVGSMDGSCRFYDIIDNRLQQLDAQISLQGKKKLPLKRITGFQFSPSDPSKVLVTSADSQVRVLCGLDVVFKFKGRRISGSQIGVAASFTGDGKHVVSASDGANVCIWDSSRPDRASKPKTISSCESFISHNASIAIPWWGMKTTPGSPSTTPSTGDEDGLAVCVCIPGNEPCDRDSLDSLTSSPAHNCFSLTKGTATWPEENLPNSSPVRASPAVSKSEHNKLLKSGGGGQHPHISWHLWGLVIVTAGWDGRIRTYHNYGLPIRL, via the exons ATGATGGGCAGTCaacgggaagaagaagaagatcagtTTTTTGATGCCTCTGGTGAGGTTGCTTCAGTTTCTGATTCCCTTTCAGATTGCTCCGGTGATTGCTGTTCTTGTTCTGAATTTCCTGGTTCTGATGCTTATGGACTCGGGTATGAACTTTGGATGGAGATGCCTGAAACTGCTCATCAACGTCGCAGTAGGTTTAGGAAGTGGATGGGTTTACGTTCAGATCAGGATCAGATTGAGGAAGGGGAATCAGGAGAAACGTTACGCGATGACTTCAAAATTGAGTTTAATAGACCTAATGACGACAACAGGGCTGTGCTGAGAACTAAGAATTTGGAAGATCATTTTTCTCATACCCCGTCCACTGGATCTTACTGTTCAAAAGAAGCAGATTTGTTTGAAGAAGATGCTCACGAGGGAAGtttaatatctaaaattaaGAATTTGGATAGTAGAACAGAGTGTGTCAATGGAGTCACCAAGAGCGGAATGCTCAGTGGATTGCTGGAAGTGGGATCAAATAGGGCTGCTAGTATTGATGAGCTTCAACGTACTCATGGGTCATCTTCTTTGGATCGGTGGTTGTTGAGGAGGGATGTTGAGGCAGATAAGTTGGTggatatgaaaaacaaaatgaaaagtgGTTGGTTTAGAACACTATTTACCAAAGCCCATGCTGCGGATAGACAAAGGGAAACAGACTCAGAGAGGAATTCTCGTTCAGATGCGAGTGCTAGGCTTAGAAAAGTCCAGGTGCATACTTATAGGAAGAAGTTGAAGGAGTTGTCTTCTCTCTATGAAGGACAAGAATTTGCTGCACATGAGGGCTCAATCTTGACTATGAAGTTTAGTCCTGATGGTCAGTACCTTGCAAGTGCAGGTGAAGATGGCATTGTACGTGTGTGGAAGGTGATTGAGCATGAGAAACCAAGCAAGGTAGACATTCAACATACTGATTCATCGTCTTTATATTTCTCAACGGATCATCATTCCAAATTAGGCCCTCTTGGCGTGAATAAAGgcaaaattgggaaaataaaaaatttgaggaaGTCTTCTGAATCTTCTTGTGTTATTTTCCCACCGAAGGTATTTTGGATTATAGAGAAACCCCTCCATGAGTTCCATGGACACAGTGGCGACGTCTTGTCTCTTGCATGGTCAAATAATGGG TATCTGCTGTCATCCTCTGTTGATAAAACAGTTCGCCTGTGGCAAGTAGGACATGAACGGTGCCTTGGAGTTTTCTTTCATAATAACTATG TGACCTGTGTGGAATTCAATCCTGTGGATGACACATATTTCATTAGTGGATCAATAGACGGGAAAGTACGCATTTGGGAAGTGCGTGGTTGTCGAGTTGTTGATTGGATTGATATAAGAGATATTGTGACTGCTGTTTGCTATTACCCTAATGGGAAG GGAGGAATTGTGGGCTCAATGGATGGAAGTTGCCGTTTTTATGACATCATAG ATAATCGGTTGCAGCAGTTGGATGCTCAAATATCTCTACAAGGGAAAAAGAAGTTACCCTTGAAGAGGATAACCGGCTTTCAG TTCTCACCAAGTGATCCAAGCAAAGTTCTGGTCACTTCTGCTGATTCCCAAGTAAGAGTACTTTGCGGGCTCGATGTAGTCTTCAAATTCAAGG GTCGCCGAATTTCGGGAAGTCAGATTGGCGTTGCTGCATCTTTCACAGGGGACGGCAAACACGTTGTCTCAGCAAGCGACGGTGCCAACGTCTGCATCTGGGACTCCAGCAGACCCGACAGGGCTTCCAAACCAAAGACGATCTCTTCTTGTGAGAGTTTCATTTCTCACAACGCATCCATTGCCATTCCTTGGTGGGGTATGAAAACCACACCTGGATCGCCCTCGACCACCCCATCCACGGGGGATGAGGATGGCCTAGCAGTCTGTGTCTGTATCCCGGGGAATGAGCCTTGTGACAGGGACTCGCTCGACAGCTTGACTTCGTCCCCGGCTCACAACTGTTTCTCTTTGACGAAGGGAACCGCAACTTGGCCGGAGGAGAATCTGCCGAATTCAAGTCCAGTGAGGGCTTCACCGGCAGTGTCTAAATCTGAGCATAATAAGCTTTTGAAGAGTGGTGGTGGAGGCCAACACCCACACATTTCGTGGCATCTCTGGGGTCTTGTGATTGTAACGGCAGGCTGGGACGGGCGGATTAGAACTTACCACAATTATGGATTGCCAATCCGCCTTTGA